A stretch of the Lactuca sativa cultivar Salinas chromosome 9, Lsat_Salinas_v11, whole genome shotgun sequence genome encodes the following:
- the LOC111907506 gene encoding mitochondrial uncoupling protein 2 — MADLSHRTEISFAETFICSAFAACFAELCTIPLDTAKVRLQLQKRSVSGEESGGGGAKYKGLLGTVATIAKEEGLLALWKGIIPGLHRQFIYGGLRISLYVPVKAFCAGGNLLGEVSLFQKIVAALITGAIAITLANPTDLVKVRLQAEGKLPAGAPRRYTGALNAYYTIIKEEGVVALWTGLGPNIARNAIINAAELASYDQVKQTVLKIPGFTDNIFTHLLAGLGAGFFAVLIGSPVDVVKSRMMGDSIYKSTLDCMVKTLNVEGALAFYKGFLPNFGRLGSWNVIMFLTLEQVKKLFIWEV; from the exons ATGGCGGATCTCAGCCATCGCACTGAGATCTCCTTTGCCGAAACCTTCATCTGCAGCGCATTCGCTGCTTGTTTTGCAGAG TTATGTACAATCCCTCTAGACACTGCTAAAGTTCGACTTCAACTCCAGAAGAGATCAGTATCAGGAGAAGAAAGTGGTGGTGGTGGAGCTAAGTACAAGGGTCTTTTAGGTACAGTTGCTACTATAGCCAAGGAAGAAGGTTTACTTGCACTTTGGAAAGGTATTATACCTGGATTACATCGCCAATTTATTTATGGAGGCTTAAGGATCAGTCTGTATGTGCCT GTTAAGGCTTTTTGTGCTGGTGGTAATCTTCTTGGAGAAGTTTCCTTGTTTCAGAAGATAGTTGCTGCTTTGATTACAG GTGCTATAGCAATCACATTGGCTAATCCAACTGATCTGGTGAAAGTCCGATTACAAGCTGAAGGTAAACTGCCAGCTGGCGCACCCCGTCGCTACACTGGTGCCCTAAATGCCTACTACACAATAATCAAAGAA GAAGGAGTAGTTGCACTTTGGACTGGTTTGGGCCCAAATATTGCCAGGAATGCCATTATTAATGCTGCAGAACTTGCTAGCTATGATCAAGTCAAACAG ACTGTTTTGAAAATTCCAGGGTTCACAGACAATATATTCACCCATCTATTAGCCGGTTTAGGTGCAGGGTTTTTTGCTGTTTTGATTGGTTCACCTGTTGATGTG GTGAAATCTagaatgatgggagattcaatCTACAAAAGCACTCTTGATTGTATGGTTAAAACCTTAAACGTTGAG GGAGCCCTGGCTTTCTATAAGGGATTCCTCCCAAATTTTGGTCGGCTAGGATCGTGGAATGTTATAATGTTTTTGACACTTGAGCAA GTAAAGAAATTATTCATATGGGAAGTTTGA